The proteins below come from a single Drosophila teissieri strain GT53w chromosome 3L, Prin_Dtei_1.1, whole genome shotgun sequence genomic window:
- the LOC122616392 gene encoding oxysterol-binding protein-related protein 11, translated as TLCCSLSSVFAEIYQIKPNKYISANILRKIKNSLRQRKKKNRPRQATPPVRPDPKDTAAKMETNLNRIIRESAKLKLCGQLSKYTNVMKGWQYRWFTVDAKTGSLSYYLCDSSTVGDDIAPSPHVLASAPRGQVQLAGAVVYPSDEDSRTFAIACASGDTVKLRANDARARQEWVDGLRAVVESHMKAMDISNSSPLPPRELLAASDAMVSARQALFLTEQCNASLARAIESIDCASFSPTDPDLLLLKAISTASTQCLHQCLGLLQRHQEINQPVAEAVPLVL; from the exons ACTCTGTGTTGTTCATTAAGTTCCGTTTTTGCCGAGATTTaccaaataaaaccaaataaatatatatctgcaAACATTTTACGCAAAATCAAGAACTCGCTTCGCCAGCGCAAGAAGAAGAACCGCCCCCGGCAGGCCACGCCACCAGTGCGCCCCGATCCCAAGGACACCGCCGCCAAAATGGAGACCAACCTGAACAGGATCATTCGTGAATCGGCCAAACTGAAACTCTGCGGGCAGCTCAGCAAATACACCAATGTGATGAAGG GGTGGCAGTACCGCTGGTTCACGGTGGACGCAAAGACAGGATCGCTGAGTTACTACCTGTGCGACTCCTCGACGGTGGGCGACGACATCGCGCCCTCGCCCCACGTCCTGGCCAGTGCTCCAAGGGGCCAGGTGCAGCTGGCCGGCGCAGTGGTGTACCCGAGTGACGAGGACTCCAGGACGTTCGCCATCGCCTGTGCCTCCGGGGATACGGTGAAGCTGAGGGCCAACGATGCCAGGGCCAGGCAGGAGTGGGTTGACGGCTTGCGGGCGGTGGTCGAGAGCCACATGAAGGCGATGGACATAAGCAACTCGTCGCCGCTGCCTCCGCGCGAATTGCTCGCCGCCTCCGATGCCATGGTTTCAGCTCGCCAAGCTCTGTTTCTCACGGAACAATG CAACGCTTCTCTGGCCAGGGCCATCGAGAGCATCGACTGCGCTTCCTTCTCGCCCACGGATCCCGATCTTCTTCTGCTCAAGGCGATCTCCACGGCCAGCACCCAGTGCCTGCACCAGTGTTTGGGATTGCTACAACGCCACCAGGAAATCAACCAGCCAGTGGCAGAGGCCGTGCCCCTTGTGCTCTGA